ATGCTCGGCATCGAGGGCCGCCCCGAATCGCCCGACGAAAAGTCGATGAACCCGATGACCGGCCACGGCGTGCAGGCCAACTCGATAGGTTTCCTGATCGAGGCGGACAACCCGATGGTGTGGCGCGGCCCGATGGCGACCTCGGCGCTCGAGCAGCTGCTGCGCCAGACCAACTGGCACGAACTCGATTACCTGATCGTCGACATGCCGCCCGGCACCGGCGACATCCAGCTGACGCTCGCGCAACGCGTGCCGGTTACGGGCGCCGTGATCGTCACGACGCCGCAGGACATCGCGCTGCTCGACGCGAAAAAGGGCCTCAAGATGTTCGAGAAGGTCGGCATCCCGATCCTCGGCATCGTCGAGAACATGGGCCTGCACATCTGCTCGAACTGCGGCCACGAGGAGCACATCTTCGGCGCCGGCGGCGGCGAGCGCATGGGCAAGGAGTATGGCGTCGATGTGCTCGGCAGCCTGCCGCTCGACATCACGATCCGCGAGCAGGCCGACTCGGGCAAACCGACCGTCGTCGCCGACCCGAACGGGCGCATCGCGCAGATCTATCGCTCGATCGCGCGCAAGCTCGCGGTGCATATCGCCGAGCGCGCGCGCGACATGAGCTCGAAGTTTCCGAACATCGTCGTGCAGAACACCTGAGCGGCCGCTCGGGCAAGGGATTAGGGGCGATCTCGATCCCTATTTTCAGGAGCTCTCGCGGTATCATGTCGACTTCACAAGTTCGGCTCAGCGGCCGCAGGGGCGGCCGCAGGCCGACAAGAGGATCGCATGGGAAAACGAATCGACGGGCACGCGCTGCATGCGTTCATCGTCCTGACTGCCAGCTGTGCGCTGTTGAGCGGCTGTGGCGTATTCCTGAGACCACAGGAAAAGCGCGCCGACGCGCAATTGCTGTCCACCGTGGGCAATCAGGCGCACGGGCTCGTGACCTTTATCGAGCATTCGGACGGCGTCCAGGTCACCTACAATCTCACGGGCT
Above is a window of Paraburkholderia sprentiae WSM5005 DNA encoding:
- the apbC gene encoding iron-sulfur cluster carrier protein ApbC, producing the protein MSIDRALVDAALAAVADPNTGAPYAAAKGIRNVVVEGDAVSLQVTLGYPAKSQFDAIRQQFADALRAVPGVANVRVELSQQIAAHTVQRGVKLLPGVKNIVAVASGKGGVGKSTTAVNLALALASEGASVGILDADIYGPSLPTMLGIEGRPESPDEKSMNPMTGHGVQANSIGFLIEADNPMVWRGPMATSALEQLLRQTNWHELDYLIVDMPPGTGDIQLTLAQRVPVTGAVIVTTPQDIALLDAKKGLKMFEKVGIPILGIVENMGLHICSNCGHEEHIFGAGGGERMGKEYGVDVLGSLPLDITIREQADSGKPTVVADPNGRIAQIYRSIARKLAVHIAERARDMSSKFPNIVVQNT